The Tripterygium wilfordii isolate XIE 37 chromosome 4, ASM1340144v1, whole genome shotgun sequence genome has a window encoding:
- the LOC119997793 gene encoding uncharacterized protein LOC119997793: MENLSESHLKSPEKTKNMVLDCNTPPPPPPPPPQDPLKEQNSRSCSGDVKMGNMGTPERLKVPKAFKYPERYRSPTDLMMSPVSKGLLLAKNRKGSGVLLPPSLNQTNQKIQDDDIKDAGLCFTRPKSSGFFLFDQKTDS; this comes from the exons ATGGAGAATTTGTCAGAGTCGCATCTCAAAAGCCCGGAAAAGACCAAGAACATGGTCTTGGATTGCAatacaccaccaccaccaccaccaccaccacctcagGATCCTCTGAAAGAACAAAATTCTCGAAGTTGTTCTGGGGATGTAAAAATGGGGAATATGGGGACCCCAGAGAGGCTTAAAGTTCCCAAGGCATTTAAGTACCCTGAAAG GTATAGAAGCCCAACTGATTTAATGATGTCACCAGTTTCAAAGGGTCTTCTTCTTGCCAAAAACAGAAAGGGTAGTGGAGTGTTATTGCCTCCTAGCTTAAATCAGACAAATCAAAAG ATTCAAGATGATGATATTAAGGATGCGGGTCTCTGTTTTACAAGGCCTAAATCTAGTGGGTTCTTTCTCTTTGATCAGAAGACGGATTCTTGA
- the LOC119997572 gene encoding exocyst complex component EXO70E2-like produces the protein MAMGDNNDSMVPGLEGEENLIAAAKHLVRALGSKKNLTDDEKKVLADLGKQLSTIATVNETAVNENKGEGINEIELQLNAVQEKITSWEVDESIIWDGGSTEGHEYLNAVDEARNLTERLDRLCEDKGDDENELLRRAHNVIQMAMARLEEEFRHILVEHRQPLEPEHLSFRSSEEDAADVGSINSFGDDSFEEPIHRDGVSRTSEEYIVDLVNPDVISDLSCIANSMFQSNYHHECSQVYISVRKDAFEEYLFILEMEKLSIEHLLKMEWRALNSKIKRWIRAMKIFVRLYLSREKWLSEQIFGDLGSLSSVCFVEASKASILQLLNFGEAVSIGPHKPEKLFPFLDMYELLLSLIPDIDALYSGEAGSCVRNEYDDVIKRLGDSVRAAFLEFENAIASSTSTNPFAGGGIHHLTRYVMNYIKTLTDYSETLNLLLDDCDRETFSPEMSPAKEEGKTSGGTSPNISPMALHFRSVASILECNLEEKAKLYKDPSLVHIFLMNNIYYMTQKVKDSELRHLFGDDWIRKHNWKFQQHEMNYERATWSSILALLKDEGNSSSGSISKTHLKERFRRFYLSFEEVYKTQTAWLIPDLQLREDLRISTSLKVIQAYRTFLGRHINHVSDKHIKYSADDLQNYLLDLFEGSPKSLHNSYRR, from the coding sequence ATGGCTATGGGAGATAATAATGACTCCATGGTTCCTGGTTTAGAAGGAGAAGAGAACTTGATTGCTGCAGCAAAACATTTAGTGAGGGCGCTGGGGTCTAAAAAGAACCTGACTGATGATGAGAAGAAAGTTTTGGCGGATCTTGGCAAACAACTGTCCACCATAGCCACAGTTAATGAAACGGCAGTAAATGAAAACAAGGGTGAAGGAATTAATGAGATTGAATTGCAGCTAAATGCTGTTCAGGAGAAGATTACGAGCTGGGAGGTAGATGAGTCTATTATATGGGATGGGGGCTCAACTGAAGGCCACGAGTATCTAAATGCTGTAGATGAAGCCCGAAATTTGACCGAAAGGTTGGATAGGTTGTGCGAGGATAAAGGTGACGATGAGAATGAGCTTCTGCGGAGGGCTCACAATGTCATTCAAATGGCTATGGCAAGGCTTGAGGAAGAGTTCAGGCACATTCTTGTTGAGCATAGGCAACCCCTTGAGCCTGAACATTTGTCTTTCCGTTCAAGTGAAGAGGATGCGGCAGATGTTGGCTCAATAAACTCATTTGGCGATGATTCATTTGAAGAACCAATTCACAGAGATGGTGTGAGTAGAACGTCAGAGGAATATATAGTAGATTTGGTTAATCCTGATGTGATTTCTGATCTTAGTTGCATAGCAAATTCAATGTTCCAATCGAATTATCACCATGAATGCTCCCAGGTCTATATTAGTGTTCGAAAAGATGCCTTTGAAGAGTATCTTTTCATTCTTGAAATGGAGAAGCTGAGCATTGAGCATTTGCTGAAAATGGAATGGCGTGCCTTGAACTCCAAGATCAAGAGGTGGATTCGGGCTATGAAGATCTTTGTGCGGCTATATCTTTCCAGAGAGAAATGGCTTAGTGAACAGATTTTTGGGGATCTTGGATCTCTTAGTTCAGTTTGTTTCGTGGAGGCATCGAAGGCTTCAATCTTGCAGCTGCTGAATTTTGGGGAAGCTGTATCTATTGGTCCTCACAAACCAGAAAAGTTGTTTCCATTTCTTGACATGTATGAGCTTCTATTGAGTCTTATCCCCGATATAGATGCTTTATACTCAGGCGAGGCTGGTTCTTGTGTTAGAAACGAGTATGATGATGTTATAAAGAGATTGGGTGATTCTGTGAGGGCAGCATTTCTTGAATTTGAGAATGCCATTGCGTCAAGCACATCTACAAATCCTTTTGCTGGTGGTGGAATCCATCATTTGACAAGATACGTGATGAATTATATCAAGACTCTTACTGACTACAGTGAAACCCTCAATTTGCTCCTCGATGACTGCGACAGAGAGACTTTCTCGCCTGAAATGAGTCCAGCTAAGGAAGAAGGGAAGACAAGTGGAGGAACGTCACCTAATATTTCCCCAATGGCTCTCCACTTCCGGTCTGTTGCTTCAATTCTAGAATGCAATCTTGAAGAGAAGGCCAAGTTATATAAGGACCCTTCTCTGGTTCACATCTTCTTGATGAACAATATATATTACATGACTCAGAAGGTAAAGGATTCTGAACTTAGGCATTTATTTGGAGATGACTGGATTCGAAAGCACAACTGGAAATTCCAACAGCATGAAATGAACTATGAGAGAGCTACTTGGAGTTCAATCCTAGCTTTACTAAAGGATGAGGGGAATTCCAGTTCAGGTTCCATCTCGAAAACTCACCTAAAAGAGAGGTTCCGGAGGTTCTATCTCAGTTTCGAAGAGGTTTACAAGACGCAGACTGCCTGGCTCATCCCAGATCTTCAGCTTCGAGAAGATTTACGAATTTCAACATCTCTTAAGGTGATTCAGGCATATAGGACATTCTTGGGAAGACATATAAATCATGTTAGTGACAAGCACATTAAGTACAGTGCTGATGATTTACAAAACTATCTGTTGgatctctttgaaggatcaccAAAATCATTGCATAATTCCTACAGGAGGTGA
- the LOC119997576 gene encoding uncharacterized hydrolase YugF-like — protein MALIWGFPPPPPMSVKCVRSGARFKVMAADGGGDGGFPSFLPKEVEKIRDPFARNLAQRIERLPVQMQSGYSGSCIMSSCVKPLIRSKSNPVVLLHCFDSSCLEWRCAYPLLEQLGLEAWAVDILGWGFNDLGRLPPCNVSAKRYHLYQLWKSYIRRPMTLVGPSLGASVAIDFAVNYPEAVEKLILINPNVYAEGTGNLAKLPKVVAYAGVSLLKSIPLRFCANMLAFNGISFSTILDWTNLGRLHCLLPWWKDATVNFMISGGYNIASQIRQVKQKALIICGEDDQIVNYKFALRLHSELSNAIVQRVPDSGHLPHVEKPNFVVKLIADFVQDTNY, from the exons ATGGCACTCATATGGGggtttccaccaccaccaccaatgagCGTGAAATGTGTAAGGTCAGGAGCTCGGTTTAAGGTTATGGCTGCTGATGGGGGTGGTGATGGTGGGTTCCCCTCTTTTTTGCCGAAAGAGGTTGAGAAAATCAGAGACCCATTTGCAAGAAATTTGGCTCAGAGAATTGAAAGGCTTCCTGTACAG ATGCAGAGTGGATATTCTGGAAGTTGTATAATGAGTAGTTGTGTGAAACCACTGATACGAAGTAAGAGCAATCCAGTGGTTCTCCTCCATTGCTTTGACAG TTCTTGTTTGGAATGGAGATGTGCATACCCCTTGCTTGAGCAGCTTGGTTTGGAGGCTTGGGCTGTCGATATTCTTGGGTGGGGCTTCAACGATTTAG GAAGACTTCCACCATGCAATGTGTCAGCCAAGCGTTATCACCTCTATCAG CTGTGGAAGTCCTACATCAGAAGGCCAATGACATTGGTTGGACCAAGCCTTGGTGCTTCCGTCGCAATCGACTTTGCAGTCAATTATCCAGAAGCT GTTGAAAAGCTCATTTTGATCAATCCAAATGTGTATGCAGAGGGCACTGGAAATCTAGCCAAGTTACCAAAAGTAGTAGCCTATGCTGGG GTCTCTTTATTAAAGAGCATTCCATTACGCTTTTGTGCAAATATGTTGGCCTTCAATGGCATTTCATTCTCGACGATCTTAGACTGGACTAAC CTGGGCCGCCTACACTGCCTACTACCATGGTGGAAAGATGCAACTGTCAATTTTATGATTAGCGGAGGATATAACATAGCTTCCCAAATAAGACAG GTAAAGCAAAAGGCTCTCATCATCTGTGGCGAGGATGATCAGATTGTCAACTACAAGTTTGCATTA CGGCTGCACTCTGAACTATCAAATGCAATCGTTCAACGAGTACCTGACTCTGGTCATCTGCCTCATGTGGAGAAGCCTAACTTTGTGGTGAAGTTGATTGCTGACTTTGTTCAAGACACTAACTACTGA